One stretch of Oncorhynchus clarkii lewisi isolate Uvic-CL-2024 chromosome 1, UVic_Ocla_1.0, whole genome shotgun sequence DNA includes these proteins:
- the LOC139415047 gene encoding claudin-1-like, producing the protein MTSSAVQLPGYALALIGLVGSVIATTMVEWKRHSYTESTVTSKETYLGLWMSCTVDATRHTMCVNYKSLFHLPAEILTTRVVMILSVLLSAIGVLVATLGMRCTRCLEEDEKQKDRVAIVGGFLFIIAGVLAISVTSWFANAIIRSFVFSDSPTSLHNRFEFGNAVLVSWGAGICSVVGGFLLGCRYLWSCPQGSRSVSSFTQPKVIPGTRPGTHYV; encoded by the exons ATGACGAGCTCTGCGGTTCAACTTCCCGGTTATGCTCTTGCTTTGATCGGTCTTGTTGGCTCAGTGATTGCCACCACTATGGTGGAGTGGAAAAGGCACTCTTACACAGAGAGCACGGTAACATCAAAGGAAACGTACCTGGGCTTATGGATGTCATGCACCGTCGACGCCACAAGACACACGATGTGCGTCAATTACAAGTCACTCTTTCACCTGCCAG CGGAGATTCTGACCACCCGAGTGGTGATGATCCTCAGTGTCCTGTTGTCAGCCATTGGGGTGCTGGTAGCCACGCTGGGGATGAGATGCACTCGGTGCCTGGAGGAGGATGAAAAGCAGAAGGATAGAGTAGCCATTGTTGGAGGATTCCTCTTCATCATTGCAG GTGTTCTGGCCATATCTGTAACCTCCTGGTTTGCCAACGCCATCATCCGGTCCTTTGTATTCTCAGACTCACCTACTTCCTTACATAACAG GTTTGAGTTTGGCAACGCTGTGCTGGTGAGCTGGGGTGCTGGTATCTGCTCTGTGGTGGGCGGATTTCTCCTGGGCTGCAGGTATCTGTGGAGTTGTCCCCAGGGCTCACGCTCAGTCTCATCCTTCACCCAACCCAAAGTCATTCCTGGCACCAGGCCTGGCACCCACTATGTTTAA